Proteins co-encoded in one Conger conger chromosome 4, fConCon1.1, whole genome shotgun sequence genomic window:
- the LOC133125841 gene encoding B-type lectin plumieribetin-like produces the protein MSRNYLSKNDELRRGDYIISNNREFKAVFQDDGNFVIYGWKPIWSSDTASSEPHRLCMQADCNFVMYKKNDDPMWHTNTSKSKCNMCRVHLKDNGFLVLEREGEEIWTSEKSNGMK, from the exons ATGAGCCGAAACTACCTGTCCAAGAACGATGAACTCCGCAGGGGAGATTATATAATTTCTAATAACCGAGAGTTCAAAGCAGTGTTCCAG GACGACGGCAACTTTGTCATCTACGGATGGAAGCCCATTTGGTCCTCTGATACGGCATCTTCAGAGCCCCACCGTTTATGTATGCAGGCCGACTGCAACTTCGTCATGTACAAGAAGAACGATGACCCCATGTGGCACACCAACACCAGCAAATCCAAATGTAACATGTGCCGTGTCCACCTAAAGGACAACGGGTTCCTGGTGTTGGAAAGGGAAGGTGAGGAGATCTGGACCTCTGAAAAATCCAATGGCATGAAGTGA